AGCGGGAAACCGCCCGCGGCGAACACGCCCTCCTTCGCCTTCACTGCCAGCCGCTTCAGGGACAGGTTGCAGGGGGTGATCTCGTTCCAGCTGGACGCGATGCCGACCTGCGGCTTGTCCCAGTCGCCGTCGCCCATACCCACCGCGCGCAGCATGGCCCGGTTCGGGGCCCGCTCCATGCCATCGGTGACGTCACGACTATGCGGCTTGTTGACGGGGGCGCTCATGGCGTCATCCTACGGACGCCTCTGCCGCCCCAGGACGGGGGTGAGAGCGGGGCCAGCGGACCACGTTGAGCAGCGGCTGCCCCGCGGCAAACCGGCCCAGCTGGTCCGCGAGCAGCCGGTACGCCCTCGGCAGGAAGGCTGTGGAGTTGCCGCCCACGTGCGGGCTCAGCAGCAGCCCAGGCGCCCCCCACAGCGGGTGCCCGCCCGGCAGCGGCTCCGGGTCGGTGACGTCGACGGCCGCCCGCAGCCGCCCCGAGGACAGCTCAGCCACCAGGGCGTCGGTGGTCACGACCGGCCCCCGAGCCACGTTCACCAACAGGGCGCCGTCCGGCATCGCGGCCAGGAACGCCGCGTCGACCAGCCCCCTGGTCTGCTCGGTGAGCGGGACGCACAGCACCACGACGTCGGCCTGCGGCAGCAACGCCGGCAGGTCGGCCCATCCGTGCACGCCGTCCCGAGGGCTGCGCGCCACCCGCAGCACCTCGACCTCGAACC
Above is a genomic segment from Actinomycetes bacterium containing:
- a CDS encoding 2-hydroxyacid dehydrogenase, producing GPWPDSVADVELFVVPYMGGASSLAPIAGMRSLRVVQTLTAGVDDVLPLVPAGVTLCNARGVHDASTAELAVALMLASLRGLPDFVLAQGEQRWAPSTRVSLADRTVLIVGYGSVGAAVEQRLAGFEVEVLRVARSPRDGVHGWADLPALLPQADVVVLCVPLTEQTRGLVDAAFLAAMPDGALLVNVARGPVVTTDALVAELSSGRLRAAVDVTDPEPLPGGHPLWGAPGLLLSPHVGGNSTAFLPRAYRLLADQLGRFAAGQPLLNVVRWPRSHPRPGAAEASVG